The following are from one region of the Salvia splendens isolate huo1 chromosome 2, SspV2, whole genome shotgun sequence genome:
- the LOC121790322 gene encoding paladin-like isoform X3, with the protein MLSSPFRILNIRVRVEQMEDRLKEDILAEAARYGNKILVTDELPDGQMVDQWEPVSHDSVKTPLEVYEELTNQFLVDYERVPITDEKSPKEQDFDILVQKISQANVRTEIIFNCQMGRGRTTTGMVIATLIYFNRIGASGIPRTNSMGRVSDLSASISTELPKSEESIRRGEYAVIRSLIRVLEGGVEGKRQVDKVIDKCASMQVVFPTFRYSTRVLHFLNSMLLCLQNLREAISSYRSSILCQADEMKKEASLSFFVEYLERYYFLICFAVYLHTERDALYPISPAQCSFTEWMRARPELYSILRRLLRRDPMGALGFANLKPPLPTNTESVDGRPLEMSQVAALRNGEVLGSQTVLKSDHCPGCQHPCLPERLEGAPNFREIPGFPVYGVANPTVDGIKSVIQRIGSSRGGRPVLWHNMREEPVVYIKGRPFVLREVERPYKNMLEYSGIDCERVERMEARLKDDILREAERYQGAIMVIHETDDGKISDAWEHVDTNAVQTPREVFSCFEADGFPIKYARVPITDGKAPKGSDFDTLAMNIVSASKDTAFVFNCQMGIGRTTTGTVIACLLKLRIDYGRPVRVLVDDPSQKELSSRRDDESEECITSSLSSSEGVRPGEDSCHSFGINDILLLWKITRLFDNGVECRGALDAIIDRCSALQNIRQAVLQYRQLFNQQHMEPRERRVALNRGAEYLERYFRLIAFAAYLGSKAFDGFCGQGESRMTFKNWLHQRPEVQAMKWSIRLRPGRFFTIPEELRAPYDSQHGDAVMEAIVKDRNGSVLGKGCILKMYFFPGQRTSSHIQIHGAPNVYKVDGYPVFSMATPTIAGAEEMLAYLGTKPIAEGSSQKVVLTDLREEAVVYINNTPFVLRELNKPVDTLKHIGITGPVVEQMEARLKEDIISEIKKSGGRMLLHREEYDPALKQASVIGYWENIFVDDVKTPAEVYDALKHEGHNMAYRRIPLTREREALPSDVDSIQYRKDDSAGSYLFISHTGFGGVAYAMAIICMRLEAEAALKSHVLRSVGISSSTSSVKEQFNSDDEARKLGDYRDILSLIRVLVHGPESKADVDSVIDRCAGAGHLRDDILYYSKELERLSNDSDEHQAHLVDMGIKALRRYFFLIAFRSYLYSTSAGEMKFTTWMDARPELGHLCNNLRIDK; encoded by the exons ATGTTGAGCAGCCCTTTTCGAATCTTGAATATACG GGTCAGGGTAGAGCAAATGGAAGATCGATTGAAAGAAGATATCCTCGCAGAAGCTGCTAG GTATGGAAATAAAATCCTTGTAACTGATGAACTACCAGATGGGCAGATGGTGGATCAATGGGAGCCAGTTTCACATGATTCTGTTAAAACACCTCTAGAG GTGTACGAGGAATTGACAAATCAGTTCCTTGTTGATTATGAACGCGTTCCTATAACAGATGAAAAGTCTCCTAAAGAACAGGATTTTGATATTCTG GTCCAAAAGATTTCTCAAGCGAATGTAAGGACAGAGATTATATTCAACTGCCAAATGGGGCGTGGACGAACAACCACAGGGATGGTTATCGCGACACTGATTTATTTTAACCGCATTGGAGCTTCAG GCATTCCTAGAACCAATTCTATGGGAAGAGTTTCTGATTTAAGTGCTAGCATTTCAACTGAGTTACCAAAGTCAGAGGAATCTATCCGCAGGGGAGAATATGctgtcattaggagtctcattcgaGTTCTTGAG GGTGGTGTTGAAGGCAAGAGGCAGGTTGATAAAGTCATCGATAAATGTGCATCTATGCAGGTAGTGTTTCCGACTTTCCGGTATTCAACTCGGGTgcttcattttcttaattcta TGTTGCTTTGCTTACAGAATCTACGTGAAGCTATTTCTAGTTACCGAAGTAGTATTCTGTGTCAAGCTGATGAAATGAAGAAGGAAGcatctctttccttttttgtaGAGTACCTGGAAAGATATTATTTCCTTATCTGCTTTGCTGTATATCTTCATACAGAAAGAGACGCTCTCTATCCTATATCTCCTGCTCAATGCAGTTTCACAGAGTGGATGAGAGCTAGACCAGAGCTTTATAGTATATTGCGCAG ATTGCTTAGGAGAGATCCAATGGGGGCTCTAGGTTTTGCCAATTTGAAACCACCTCTACCGACAAATACTGAATCTGTTGATGGCCGCCCATTAGAGATGAGCCAAGTTGCTGCCTTAAGGAATGGAGAGGTCCTTGGAAGTCAAACAGTTCTCAAAAGTGACCATTGTCCTGGTTGTCAACATCCTTGTTTGCCGGAAAGACTGGAGGGTGCTCCCAATTTTAGAGAAATTCCAGGGTTTCCAGTTTATGGTGTTGCCAATCCAACTGTCGATGGAATCAAATCTGTCATTCAAAGGATTGGTAGCTCAAGAGGCGGCCGTCCAGTACTGTGGCACAATATGAGAGAAGAACCTGTTGTTTACATTAAAGGAAGACCATTTGTACTTCGGGAAGTTGAAAGACCATACAAAAATATGCTCGAGTATTCG GGGATTGACTGTGAAAGAGTAGAAAGAATGGAAGCTAGGCTGAAGGATGATATTTTGCGTGAAGCTGAGCGTTATCAGGGTGCCATAATGGTCATTCATGAAACTGATGATGGAAAAATATCAGATGCTTGGGAACACGTGGACACAAATGCTGTTCAGACCCCAAGGGAGGTATTTAGCTGCTTTGAAGCTGATGGTTTCCCCATCAAATATGCACGTGTTCCAATAACAGATGGAAAAGCTCCTAAAGGTTCTGACTTTGACACTTTGGCCATGAATATTGTGTCTGCCTCCAAAGACACAGCTTTTGTTTTTAACTGCCAG ATGGGGATTGGACGGACAACAACTGGTACTGTTATTGCTTGTCTTCTGAAGCTCCGGATAGACTATGGAAGGCCTGTCAGAGTGTTAGTTGATGACCCATCACAGAAAGAGCTTAGTAGCCGCAGAGATGATGAGAGTGAAGAATGTATAACTTCATCATTATCTTCTTCCGAAGGAGTAAGGCCTGGGGAAGACTCTTGTCATTCATTTGGGATTAATGACATCCTATTGTTGTGGAAGATTACAAGATTATTTGATAATGGGGTGGAATGCCGAGGCGCTTTAGATGCTATAATAGATAGGTGTTCAGCACTTCAGAATATTCGCCAAGCTGTCTTGCAGTATAGGCAGCTGTTTAATCAACAGCATATGGAGCCTCGAGAAAGACGAGTTGCATTAAACCGTGGTGCTGAATATTTGGAACGATATTTCCGCTTAATTGCTTTTGCAGCATATCTAGGAAGCAAAGCATTTGATGGTTTTTGTGGGCAAGGAGAGTCAAGAATGACTTTTAAAAACTGGTTACATCAGAGACCAGAGGTTCAAGCCATGAAATGGTCCATCAGATTAAGACCTGGACGATTCTTTACTATCCCT GAGGAATTGAGAGCTCCATATGATTCTCAACACGGAGATGCTGTGATGGAGGCAATTGTCAAGGATCGTAATGGCTCAGTTTTGGGGAAGGGCTGTATTCTTAAGATGTATTTCTTTCCTGGTCAAAGAACTTCTAGCCACATACAGATCCATGGTGCACCAAATGTATACAAG GTCGATGGATATCCTGTGTTTAGCATGGCAACCCCAACAATTGCTGGTGCAGAAGAGATGTTAGCTTATTTAGGCACCAAGCCCATAGCAGAAGGAAGTTCTCAGAAAGTAGTTTTGACAGATTTACGCGAAGAGGCTGTTGTGTACATCAACAACACACCTTTTGTCCTTCGGGAACTCAATAAGCCTGTTGATACACTCAAGCACATAGGAATCACTGGCCCAGTG GTGGAACAGATGGAGGCACGTTTGAAGGAAGATATAATTTCTGAGATAAAAAAATCTGGTGGTAGGATGCTTTTACACCGCGAAGAATATGATCCTGCATTAAAACAGGCCAGTGTTATAGGATACTGGGAGAATATTTTTGTAGATGATGTTAAGACTCCAGCAGAGGTATATGATGCTCTAAAGCATGAAGGGCATAACATGGCTTACCGGAGGATCCCATTAACCAGAGAAAGAGAAGCTCTACCCTCAGATGTTGATTCCATCCAGTATCGAAAGGATGA CTCTGCAGGGTCTTATCTTTTCATATCACATACAGGATTTGGAGGGGTTGCGTATGCAATGGCTATCATTTGTATGAGGCTTGAAGCAGAGGCAGCACTAAAATCACATGTCTTGCGATCTGTTGGAATTTCAAGCTCCACTAGTTCAGTTAAAGAACAATTTAATTCTGATGATGAAGCAAGAAAACTGGGTGATTACAGAGACATTTTAAGCTTGATTAGAGTCCTTGTCCATGGTCCTGAGAGCAAAGCAGATGTGGACTCGGTTATAGATAG GTGCGCTGGTGCTGGACACTTGAGAGATGATATCCTATACTACAGCAAGGAACTTGAAAGGCTTTCAAATGATAGTGATGAACATCAGGCACACCTTGTTGATATGGGTATCAAAGCTCTGAG GCGATACTTCTTCCTGATCGCGTTTAGATCCTATCTGTACAGCACGTCAGCCGGGGAGATGAAATTCACAACATGGATGGATGCGAGGCCTGAACTGGGCCATCTTTGTAATAATCTTAGAATTGATAAGTGA
- the LOC121790322 gene encoding paladin-like isoform X5: protein MEDRLKEDILAEAARYGNKILVTDELPDGQMVDQWEPVSHDSVKTPLEVYEELTNQFLVDYERVPITDEKSPKEQDFDILVQKISQANVRTEIIFNCQMGRGRTTTGMVIATLIYFNRIGASGIPRTNSMGRVSDLSASISTELPKSEESIRRGEYAVIRSLIRVLEGGVEGKRQVDKVIDKCASMQVVFPTFRYSTRVLHFLNSMLLCLQNLREAISSYRSSILCQADEMKKEASLSFFVEYLERYYFLICFAVYLHTERDALYPISPAQCSFTEWMRARPELYSILRRLLRRDPMGALGFANLKPPLPTNTESVDGRPLEMSQVAALRNGEVLGSQTVLKSDHCPGCQHPCLPERLEGAPNFREIPGFPVYGVANPTVDGIKSVIQRIGSSRGGRPVLWHNMREEPVVYIKGRPFVLREVERPYKNMLEYSGIDCERVERMEARLKDDILREAERYQGAIMVIHETDDGKISDAWEHVDTNAVQTPREVFSCFEADGFPIKYARVPITDGKAPKGSDFDTLAMNIVSASKDTAFVFNCQMGIGRTTTGTVIACLLKLRIDYGRPVRVLVDDPSQKELSSRRDDESEECITSSLSSSEGVRPGEDSCHSFGINDILLLWKITRLFDNGVECRGALDAIIDRCSALQNIRQAVLQYRQLFNQQHMEPRERRVALNRGAEYLERYFRLIAFAAYLGSKAFDGFCGQGESRMTFKNWLHQRPEVQAMKWSIRLRPGRFFTIPEELRAPYDSQHGDAVMEAIVKDRNGSVLGKGCILKMYFFPGQRTSSHIQIHGAPNVYKVDGYPVFSMATPTIAGAEEMLAYLGTKPIAEGSSQKVVLTDLREEAVVYINNTPFVLRELNKPVDTLKHIGITGPVVEQMEARLKEDIISEIKKSGGRMLLHREEYDPALKQASVIGYWENIFVDDVKTPAEVYDALKHEGHNMAYRRIPLTREREALPSDVDSIQYRKDDSAGSYLFISHTGFGGVAYAMAIICMRLEAEAALKSHVLRSVGISSSTSSVKEQFNSDDEARKLGDYRDILSLIRVLVHGPESKADVDSVIDRCAGAGHLRDDILYYSKELERLSNDSDEHQAHLVDMGIKALRRYFFLIAFRSYLYSTSAGEMKFTTWMDARPELGHLCNNLRIDK, encoded by the exons ATGGAAGATCGATTGAAAGAAGATATCCTCGCAGAAGCTGCTAG GTATGGAAATAAAATCCTTGTAACTGATGAACTACCAGATGGGCAGATGGTGGATCAATGGGAGCCAGTTTCACATGATTCTGTTAAAACACCTCTAGAG GTGTACGAGGAATTGACAAATCAGTTCCTTGTTGATTATGAACGCGTTCCTATAACAGATGAAAAGTCTCCTAAAGAACAGGATTTTGATATTCTG GTCCAAAAGATTTCTCAAGCGAATGTAAGGACAGAGATTATATTCAACTGCCAAATGGGGCGTGGACGAACAACCACAGGGATGGTTATCGCGACACTGATTTATTTTAACCGCATTGGAGCTTCAG GCATTCCTAGAACCAATTCTATGGGAAGAGTTTCTGATTTAAGTGCTAGCATTTCAACTGAGTTACCAAAGTCAGAGGAATCTATCCGCAGGGGAGAATATGctgtcattaggagtctcattcgaGTTCTTGAG GGTGGTGTTGAAGGCAAGAGGCAGGTTGATAAAGTCATCGATAAATGTGCATCTATGCAGGTAGTGTTTCCGACTTTCCGGTATTCAACTCGGGTgcttcattttcttaattcta TGTTGCTTTGCTTACAGAATCTACGTGAAGCTATTTCTAGTTACCGAAGTAGTATTCTGTGTCAAGCTGATGAAATGAAGAAGGAAGcatctctttccttttttgtaGAGTACCTGGAAAGATATTATTTCCTTATCTGCTTTGCTGTATATCTTCATACAGAAAGAGACGCTCTCTATCCTATATCTCCTGCTCAATGCAGTTTCACAGAGTGGATGAGAGCTAGACCAGAGCTTTATAGTATATTGCGCAG ATTGCTTAGGAGAGATCCAATGGGGGCTCTAGGTTTTGCCAATTTGAAACCACCTCTACCGACAAATACTGAATCTGTTGATGGCCGCCCATTAGAGATGAGCCAAGTTGCTGCCTTAAGGAATGGAGAGGTCCTTGGAAGTCAAACAGTTCTCAAAAGTGACCATTGTCCTGGTTGTCAACATCCTTGTTTGCCGGAAAGACTGGAGGGTGCTCCCAATTTTAGAGAAATTCCAGGGTTTCCAGTTTATGGTGTTGCCAATCCAACTGTCGATGGAATCAAATCTGTCATTCAAAGGATTGGTAGCTCAAGAGGCGGCCGTCCAGTACTGTGGCACAATATGAGAGAAGAACCTGTTGTTTACATTAAAGGAAGACCATTTGTACTTCGGGAAGTTGAAAGACCATACAAAAATATGCTCGAGTATTCG GGGATTGACTGTGAAAGAGTAGAAAGAATGGAAGCTAGGCTGAAGGATGATATTTTGCGTGAAGCTGAGCGTTATCAGGGTGCCATAATGGTCATTCATGAAACTGATGATGGAAAAATATCAGATGCTTGGGAACACGTGGACACAAATGCTGTTCAGACCCCAAGGGAGGTATTTAGCTGCTTTGAAGCTGATGGTTTCCCCATCAAATATGCACGTGTTCCAATAACAGATGGAAAAGCTCCTAAAGGTTCTGACTTTGACACTTTGGCCATGAATATTGTGTCTGCCTCCAAAGACACAGCTTTTGTTTTTAACTGCCAG ATGGGGATTGGACGGACAACAACTGGTACTGTTATTGCTTGTCTTCTGAAGCTCCGGATAGACTATGGAAGGCCTGTCAGAGTGTTAGTTGATGACCCATCACAGAAAGAGCTTAGTAGCCGCAGAGATGATGAGAGTGAAGAATGTATAACTTCATCATTATCTTCTTCCGAAGGAGTAAGGCCTGGGGAAGACTCTTGTCATTCATTTGGGATTAATGACATCCTATTGTTGTGGAAGATTACAAGATTATTTGATAATGGGGTGGAATGCCGAGGCGCTTTAGATGCTATAATAGATAGGTGTTCAGCACTTCAGAATATTCGCCAAGCTGTCTTGCAGTATAGGCAGCTGTTTAATCAACAGCATATGGAGCCTCGAGAAAGACGAGTTGCATTAAACCGTGGTGCTGAATATTTGGAACGATATTTCCGCTTAATTGCTTTTGCAGCATATCTAGGAAGCAAAGCATTTGATGGTTTTTGTGGGCAAGGAGAGTCAAGAATGACTTTTAAAAACTGGTTACATCAGAGACCAGAGGTTCAAGCCATGAAATGGTCCATCAGATTAAGACCTGGACGATTCTTTACTATCCCT GAGGAATTGAGAGCTCCATATGATTCTCAACACGGAGATGCTGTGATGGAGGCAATTGTCAAGGATCGTAATGGCTCAGTTTTGGGGAAGGGCTGTATTCTTAAGATGTATTTCTTTCCTGGTCAAAGAACTTCTAGCCACATACAGATCCATGGTGCACCAAATGTATACAAG GTCGATGGATATCCTGTGTTTAGCATGGCAACCCCAACAATTGCTGGTGCAGAAGAGATGTTAGCTTATTTAGGCACCAAGCCCATAGCAGAAGGAAGTTCTCAGAAAGTAGTTTTGACAGATTTACGCGAAGAGGCTGTTGTGTACATCAACAACACACCTTTTGTCCTTCGGGAACTCAATAAGCCTGTTGATACACTCAAGCACATAGGAATCACTGGCCCAGTG GTGGAACAGATGGAGGCACGTTTGAAGGAAGATATAATTTCTGAGATAAAAAAATCTGGTGGTAGGATGCTTTTACACCGCGAAGAATATGATCCTGCATTAAAACAGGCCAGTGTTATAGGATACTGGGAGAATATTTTTGTAGATGATGTTAAGACTCCAGCAGAGGTATATGATGCTCTAAAGCATGAAGGGCATAACATGGCTTACCGGAGGATCCCATTAACCAGAGAAAGAGAAGCTCTACCCTCAGATGTTGATTCCATCCAGTATCGAAAGGATGA CTCTGCAGGGTCTTATCTTTTCATATCACATACAGGATTTGGAGGGGTTGCGTATGCAATGGCTATCATTTGTATGAGGCTTGAAGCAGAGGCAGCACTAAAATCACATGTCTTGCGATCTGTTGGAATTTCAAGCTCCACTAGTTCAGTTAAAGAACAATTTAATTCTGATGATGAAGCAAGAAAACTGGGTGATTACAGAGACATTTTAAGCTTGATTAGAGTCCTTGTCCATGGTCCTGAGAGCAAAGCAGATGTGGACTCGGTTATAGATAG GTGCGCTGGTGCTGGACACTTGAGAGATGATATCCTATACTACAGCAAGGAACTTGAAAGGCTTTCAAATGATAGTGATGAACATCAGGCACACCTTGTTGATATGGGTATCAAAGCTCTGAG GCGATACTTCTTCCTGATCGCGTTTAGATCCTATCTGTACAGCACGTCAGCCGGGGAGATGAAATTCACAACATGGATGGATGCGAGGCCTGAACTGGGCCATCTTTGTAATAATCTTAGAATTGATAAGTGA
- the LOC121790322 gene encoding paladin-like isoform X4, giving the protein MNNFLVEIGALLFVNTTFPPSASSGRAVNRGFLVSFRGKRRRFADKLMVSMLIPKEPEQVIKQRDGSVLGKKTILKSDHFPGCHNKRLLPHIDGAPNYRKASSLPVHGVAIPTIDGIRNVLTHIRAHMNGEQIRVLWISLREEPVIYINSRPFVLRDVEQPFSNLEYTGINRVRVEQMEDRLKEDILAEAARYGNKILVTDELPDGQMVDQWEPVSHDSVKTPLEVYEELTNQFLVDYERVPITDEKSPKEQDFDILVQKISQANVRTEIIFNCQMGRGRTTTGMVIATLIYFNRIGASGIPRTNSMGRVSDLSASISTELPKSEESIRRGEYAVIRSLIRVLEGGVEGKRQVDKVIDKCASMQVVFPTFRYSTRVLHFLNSMLLCLQNLREAISSYRSSILCQADEMKKEASLSFFVEYLERYYFLICFAVYLHTERDALYPISPAQCSFTEWMRARPELYSILRRLLRRDPMGALGFANLKPPLPTNTESVDGRPLEMSQVAALRNGEVLGSQTVLKSDHCPGCQHPCLPERLEGAPNFREIPGFPVYGVANPTVDGIKSVIQRIGSSRGGRPVLWHNMREEPVVYIKGRPFVLREVERPYKNMLEYSGIDCERVERMEARLKDDILREAERYQGAIMVIHETDDGKISDAWEHVDTNAVQTPREVFSCFEADGFPIKYARVPITDGKAPKGSDFDTLAMNIVSASKDTAFVFNCQMGIGRTTTGTVIACLLKLRIDYGRPVRVLVDDPSQKELSSRRDDESEECITSSLSSSEGVRPGEDSCHSFGINDILLLWKITRLFDNGVECRGALDAIIDRCSALQNIRQAVLQYRQLFNQQHMEPRERRVALNRGAEYLERYFRLIAFAAYLGSKAFDGFCGQGESRMTFKNWLHQRPEVQAMKWSIRLRPGRFFTIPEELRAPYDSQHGDAVMEAIVKDRNGSVLGKGCILKMYFFPGQRTSSHIQIHGAPNVYKVDGYPVFSMATPTIAGAEEMLAYLGTKPIAEGSSQKVVLTDLREEAVVYINNTPFVLRELNKPVDTLKHIGITGPVVEQMEARLKEDIISEIKKSGGRMLLHREEYDPALKQASVIGYWENIFVDDVKTPAEVYDALKHEGHNMAYRRIPLTREREALPSDVDSIQYRKDEIWRGCVCNGYHLYEA; this is encoded by the exons ATGAATAACTTTTTAGTCG aaATTGGGGCATTATTATTCGTCAACACGACTTTTCCTCCATCGGCGAGCTCCGGAAGAGCTGTGAATCGAGGGTTTTTGGTTTCGTTTAGGGGAAAACGGAGGCGCTTCGCGGACAAATTAATGGTAAGCATGTTGATACCTAAGGAGCCGGAACAAGTAATTAAGCAGAGAGATGGATCCGTGCTGGGGAAGAAGACTATTCTCAAGAGCGACCATTTTCCAGGTTGCCACAACAAGCGCTTGCTTCCTCATATTGACGGCGCCCCCAATTATCGCAAG GCGAGCTCGTTGCCTGTTCATGGGGTAGCGATTCCGACTATTGATGGCATCCGAAATGTTCTCACGCATATTAGGGCTCACATGAACGGAGAGCAGATTCGTGTGCTCTGGATTAGTCTTCGCGAGGAACCG GTGATATACATTAACAGTCGGCCTTTTGTTCTACGTGATGTTGAGCAGCCCTTTTCGAATCTTGAATATACG GGCATTAACAGGGTCAGGGTAGAGCAAATGGAAGATCGATTGAAAGAAGATATCCTCGCAGAAGCTGCTAG GTATGGAAATAAAATCCTTGTAACTGATGAACTACCAGATGGGCAGATGGTGGATCAATGGGAGCCAGTTTCACATGATTCTGTTAAAACACCTCTAGAG GTGTACGAGGAATTGACAAATCAGTTCCTTGTTGATTATGAACGCGTTCCTATAACAGATGAAAAGTCTCCTAAAGAACAGGATTTTGATATTCTG GTCCAAAAGATTTCTCAAGCGAATGTAAGGACAGAGATTATATTCAACTGCCAAATGGGGCGTGGACGAACAACCACAGGGATGGTTATCGCGACACTGATTTATTTTAACCGCATTGGAGCTTCAG GCATTCCTAGAACCAATTCTATGGGAAGAGTTTCTGATTTAAGTGCTAGCATTTCAACTGAGTTACCAAAGTCAGAGGAATCTATCCGCAGGGGAGAATATGctgtcattaggagtctcattcgaGTTCTTGAG GGTGGTGTTGAAGGCAAGAGGCAGGTTGATAAAGTCATCGATAAATGTGCATCTATGCAGGTAGTGTTTCCGACTTTCCGGTATTCAACTCGGGTgcttcattttcttaattcta TGTTGCTTTGCTTACAGAATCTACGTGAAGCTATTTCTAGTTACCGAAGTAGTATTCTGTGTCAAGCTGATGAAATGAAGAAGGAAGcatctctttccttttttgtaGAGTACCTGGAAAGATATTATTTCCTTATCTGCTTTGCTGTATATCTTCATACAGAAAGAGACGCTCTCTATCCTATATCTCCTGCTCAATGCAGTTTCACAGAGTGGATGAGAGCTAGACCAGAGCTTTATAGTATATTGCGCAG ATTGCTTAGGAGAGATCCAATGGGGGCTCTAGGTTTTGCCAATTTGAAACCACCTCTACCGACAAATACTGAATCTGTTGATGGCCGCCCATTAGAGATGAGCCAAGTTGCTGCCTTAAGGAATGGAGAGGTCCTTGGAAGTCAAACAGTTCTCAAAAGTGACCATTGTCCTGGTTGTCAACATCCTTGTTTGCCGGAAAGACTGGAGGGTGCTCCCAATTTTAGAGAAATTCCAGGGTTTCCAGTTTATGGTGTTGCCAATCCAACTGTCGATGGAATCAAATCTGTCATTCAAAGGATTGGTAGCTCAAGAGGCGGCCGTCCAGTACTGTGGCACAATATGAGAGAAGAACCTGTTGTTTACATTAAAGGAAGACCATTTGTACTTCGGGAAGTTGAAAGACCATACAAAAATATGCTCGAGTATTCG GGGATTGACTGTGAAAGAGTAGAAAGAATGGAAGCTAGGCTGAAGGATGATATTTTGCGTGAAGCTGAGCGTTATCAGGGTGCCATAATGGTCATTCATGAAACTGATGATGGAAAAATATCAGATGCTTGGGAACACGTGGACACAAATGCTGTTCAGACCCCAAGGGAGGTATTTAGCTGCTTTGAAGCTGATGGTTTCCCCATCAAATATGCACGTGTTCCAATAACAGATGGAAAAGCTCCTAAAGGTTCTGACTTTGACACTTTGGCCATGAATATTGTGTCTGCCTCCAAAGACACAGCTTTTGTTTTTAACTGCCAG ATGGGGATTGGACGGACAACAACTGGTACTGTTATTGCTTGTCTTCTGAAGCTCCGGATAGACTATGGAAGGCCTGTCAGAGTGTTAGTTGATGACCCATCACAGAAAGAGCTTAGTAGCCGCAGAGATGATGAGAGTGAAGAATGTATAACTTCATCATTATCTTCTTCCGAAGGAGTAAGGCCTGGGGAAGACTCTTGTCATTCATTTGGGATTAATGACATCCTATTGTTGTGGAAGATTACAAGATTATTTGATAATGGGGTGGAATGCCGAGGCGCTTTAGATGCTATAATAGATAGGTGTTCAGCACTTCAGAATATTCGCCAAGCTGTCTTGCAGTATAGGCAGCTGTTTAATCAACAGCATATGGAGCCTCGAGAAAGACGAGTTGCATTAAACCGTGGTGCTGAATATTTGGAACGATATTTCCGCTTAATTGCTTTTGCAGCATATCTAGGAAGCAAAGCATTTGATGGTTTTTGTGGGCAAGGAGAGTCAAGAATGACTTTTAAAAACTGGTTACATCAGAGACCAGAGGTTCAAGCCATGAAATGGTCCATCAGATTAAGACCTGGACGATTCTTTACTATCCCT GAGGAATTGAGAGCTCCATATGATTCTCAACACGGAGATGCTGTGATGGAGGCAATTGTCAAGGATCGTAATGGCTCAGTTTTGGGGAAGGGCTGTATTCTTAAGATGTATTTCTTTCCTGGTCAAAGAACTTCTAGCCACATACAGATCCATGGTGCACCAAATGTATACAAG GTCGATGGATATCCTGTGTTTAGCATGGCAACCCCAACAATTGCTGGTGCAGAAGAGATGTTAGCTTATTTAGGCACCAAGCCCATAGCAGAAGGAAGTTCTCAGAAAGTAGTTTTGACAGATTTACGCGAAGAGGCTGTTGTGTACATCAACAACACACCTTTTGTCCTTCGGGAACTCAATAAGCCTGTTGATACACTCAAGCACATAGGAATCACTGGCCCAGTG GTGGAACAGATGGAGGCACGTTTGAAGGAAGATATAATTTCTGAGATAAAAAAATCTGGTGGTAGGATGCTTTTACACCGCGAAGAATATGATCCTGCATTAAAACAGGCCAGTGTTATAGGATACTGGGAGAATATTTTTGTAGATGATGTTAAGACTCCAGCAGAGGTATATGATGCTCTAAAGCATGAAGGGCATAACATGGCTTACCGGAGGATCCCATTAACCAGAGAAAGAGAAGCTCTACCCTCAGATGTTGATTCCATCCAGTATCGAAAGGATGA GATTTGGAGGGGTTGCGTATGCAATGGCTATCATTTGTATGAGGCTTGA